A stretch of the Actinotalea sp. JY-7876 genome encodes the following:
- a CDS encoding CAP domain-containing protein: MTRSGSATASTATGRPGGVAARVAARLLLALVLGGLVPALAATSAHAGPGEDLLAMVNADRAAHGLAPLRLDPAMTGVAAAWSAQLGQARQLSHNPSYSTQIPAGWTAAAENVATNQPADVAGLHRQWMASAGHRENILNPAFTDVGIAVTVVDGAAWATQVFGAYATPPAGAPAAAAPAPAPAPAPVPAPAAAPEPAPVAPAAPEPALPGDAAAEVPAPSPTAVPSATPSATPSVAPSAGAEPRPMSAVVRREVDVVQPLPAWALAIGALLLAVAALTVVLAARRRRGTPRRGPGGRPVPPVPNAEGRSGVDGPGSVGGGS; encoded by the coding sequence GTGACGCGATCCGGATCGGCGACGGCGTCGACCGCGACCGGGCGGCCCGGGGGAGTCGCGGCACGCGTCGCCGCGCGCCTGCTGCTGGCCCTGGTGCTGGGAGGGCTCGTCCCGGCGCTGGCGGCGACGTCGGCGCACGCGGGCCCCGGTGAGGACCTCCTCGCCATGGTCAACGCGGACCGGGCGGCCCACGGGCTGGCGCCACTGCGGCTCGACCCGGCCATGACCGGTGTCGCGGCCGCGTGGAGCGCGCAGCTGGGGCAGGCGCGGCAGCTGTCGCACAACCCTTCGTACTCGACCCAGATCCCCGCCGGGTGGACGGCCGCCGCGGAGAACGTCGCGACGAACCAACCGGCCGACGTCGCCGGGCTGCACCGCCAGTGGATGGCCTCGGCCGGCCACCGCGAGAACATCCTGAACCCCGCCTTCACCGACGTCGGGATCGCGGTGACGGTGGTCGACGGGGCCGCGTGGGCGACGCAGGTGTTCGGTGCCTACGCGACGCCGCCGGCGGGCGCGCCTGCCGCCGCGGCCCCCGCGCCTGCCCCGGCTCCGGCCCCGGTGCCGGCCCCCGCGGCCGCCCCGGAGCCCGCCCCGGTCGCTCCGGCGGCTCCGGAGCCTGCCCTGCCGGGCGACGCCGCGGCCGAGGTGCCGGCGCCGTCCCCGACGGCGGTGCCGTCCGCCACGCCGTCCGCGACGCCGTCCGTCGCGCCGTCGGCCGGCGCCGAGCCGCGCCCGATGTCTGCGGTCGTCCGCCGGGAGGTCGACGTCGTCCAGCCGCTCCCGGCCTGGGCGCTGGCGATCGGTGCGCTCCTGCTCGCCGTGGCTGCGCTCACCGTCGTGCTCGCCGCGCGCCGCCGCCGCGGCACGCCCCGGCGCGGTCCCGGAGGCCGGCCGGTCCCGCCCGTCCCGAACGCGGAAGGGCGGTCGGGCGTGGACGGCCCGGGGTCTGTCGGAGGGGGGTCGTAG
- a CDS encoding DUF3039 domain-containing protein, with protein MSQPTSPSGPDDPFGQPGGNGPGSATGVLEREETRQEVEPGDHERFSHYVRKEKILASALSGSPVVALCGKVWVPGRDPKKFPVCPICKEIYDGLREPQDGDKPGDGAGPTGGR; from the coding sequence ATGAGCCAGCCGACCAGCCCCAGCGGTCCGGACGACCCCTTCGGTCAGCCGGGAGGCAACGGTCCGGGCTCGGCGACCGGCGTCCTGGAGCGTGAGGAGACCCGCCAGGAGGTCGAGCCGGGCGACCACGAGCGCTTCTCGCACTACGTGCGCAAGGAGAAGATCCTCGCCTCGGCGCTCTCCGGCAGCCCCGTCGTGGCGCTGTGCGGGAAGGTGTGGGTGCCCGGGCGCGACCCCAAGAAGTTCCCGGTCTGCCCCATCTGCAAGGAGATCTACGACGGCCTGCGCGAGCCGCAGGACGGCGACAAGCCCGGCGACGGCGCCGGCCCGACCGGCGGACGGTGA
- a CDS encoding DEAD/DEAH box helicase yields MEGPSTGVPAPVHAPSAAAASHLPPAFPGRAPWGTAGKLRAWQQAALDAYEQRQPRDFLAVATPGAGKTTFALRVATELLQRGIVRRVTVVAPTEHLKRQWADAAARVGIRLDPNFRNSQGRHGADFDGVALTYAGVASKPALHAARTKAAPTLVILDEIHHGGDALSWGDAVREAFEGATRRLALTGTPFRSDTAPIPFVTYLPGADGIRRSLADYTYGYGDALRDGVVRPVIFLSYSGQMRWRTRAGDEVSARLGEDLTKDMTAQAWRTALDPEGEWIPSVLAAADRRLSEVRRSVPDAGGLVIATDQADARAYAAHLRRITGEAATVVLSDDDGASDRIDTFSAGTSRWMVAVRMVSEGVDVPRLAVGVYATSTATPLFFAQAVGRFVRVRRRGETASVFLPSVPQLLALAATLELERDHALDRPKGDDADPEADLLLLAEREDSSPDAVGADGVAGTFQALDAQATFDRVLFDGGEFGTGAEVGSEEELDFLGLPGLLDADQVSTLLRQRQADQVAGRSEGRPAVDHRRLTALRKELNSLVSAWARRSGQPHGSVHTELRRRCGGPEVALASTEQLEARMALVRDWFVGRR; encoded by the coding sequence GTGGAGGGGCCCTCCACCGGCGTGCCCGCGCCCGTCCACGCGCCCTCGGCCGCGGCCGCCTCGCACCTGCCGCCCGCCTTCCCGGGACGCGCGCCGTGGGGCACCGCCGGCAAGCTCCGCGCCTGGCAGCAGGCCGCGCTCGACGCGTACGAGCAGCGCCAGCCGCGCGACTTCCTCGCGGTCGCCACCCCGGGCGCCGGCAAGACGACCTTCGCCCTGCGGGTCGCGACGGAGCTGCTCCAGCGCGGCATCGTGCGGCGGGTCACCGTGGTGGCGCCGACGGAGCACCTCAAGCGCCAGTGGGCCGATGCGGCCGCGCGCGTCGGCATCCGGCTCGACCCGAACTTCCGCAACAGCCAGGGTCGCCACGGTGCGGACTTCGACGGCGTCGCGCTGACGTACGCGGGCGTCGCGAGCAAGCCCGCCCTGCACGCCGCCCGGACCAAGGCGGCGCCCACCCTCGTGATCCTCGACGAGATCCACCACGGCGGTGACGCGCTGAGCTGGGGCGACGCCGTCCGGGAGGCGTTCGAGGGGGCGACGCGCCGGCTCGCGCTGACCGGCACGCCCTTCCGGTCGGACACCGCCCCGATCCCGTTCGTCACCTACCTGCCCGGCGCCGACGGCATCCGGCGCTCGCTCGCCGACTACACGTACGGGTACGGCGACGCGCTGCGCGACGGCGTCGTGCGGCCCGTGATCTTCCTGTCCTACAGCGGCCAGATGCGCTGGCGCACCCGCGCGGGCGACGAGGTGAGCGCGCGCCTGGGCGAGGACCTCACCAAGGACATGACCGCGCAGGCGTGGCGCACGGCGCTCGACCCCGAGGGCGAGTGGATCCCCTCCGTCCTCGCGGCGGCGGACCGGCGCCTGTCCGAGGTCCGGCGCAGCGTGCCGGACGCCGGCGGGCTGGTGATCGCCACCGACCAGGCCGACGCCCGCGCCTATGCGGCACACCTGCGCCGCATCACCGGCGAGGCCGCGACGGTCGTGCTGTCGGACGACGACGGCGCCTCGGACCGGATCGACACCTTCAGCGCGGGCACGTCGCGTTGGATGGTCGCGGTCCGCATGGTCTCCGAGGGCGTCGACGTCCCGCGCCTGGCGGTGGGCGTCTACGCGACGTCCACCGCGACGCCGCTCTTCTTCGCCCAGGCCGTCGGTCGCTTCGTGCGCGTGCGGCGCCGCGGCGAGACGGCGTCGGTCTTCCTCCCGAGCGTCCCGCAGCTCCTCGCGCTCGCGGCGACCCTCGAGCTCGAGCGCGACCACGCGCTGGACCGGCCCAAGGGCGACGACGCCGACCCCGAGGCCGACCTGCTGCTCCTGGCGGAGCGCGAGGACAGCTCACCCGACGCGGTGGGCGCCGACGGCGTCGCCGGGACGTTCCAGGCCCTCGACGCGCAGGCGACGTTCGACCGCGTCCTGTTCGACGGCGGCGAGTTCGGCACCGGCGCCGAGGTCGGCTCGGAGGAGGAGCTCGACTTCCTGGGCCTGCCCGGCCTCCTCGACGCCGACCAGGTGAGCACGCTGCTGCGTCAGCGCCAGGCGGACCAGGTCGCCGGGCGCAGCGAAGGTCGCCCGGCGGTGGACCACCGCCGCCTCACGGCGCTGCGCAAGGAGCTCAACAGCCTCGTCAGCGCGTGGGCCCGCCGCAGCGGTCAGCCGCACGGGTCCGTCCACACCGAGCTGCGCCGCCGCTGCGGCGGACCCGAGGTCGCCCTGGCGAGCACCGAGCAGCTCGAGGCGCGCATGGCGCTGGTGCGGGACTGGTTCGTCGGGCGGCGTTGA
- a CDS encoding nicotinate phosphoribosyltransferase: MVQAALRDGTADRHCVFEVFTRRLPPGRRYGVLAGTGRVLEHLPSFRFGDEELSWLSRQSVVDRATLDYLADYRFTGTITGYAEGECFFPGSPVMAVEGTFAEAVLLETLILSVLNYDSAVASAASRMTSAAVDRPCLEMGSRRAQEDAAVAAARAAVVAGFTATSNLEAGRRYGLATIGTAAHSFTLLHDDERSAFASQVAAMGPDTTLLVDTYDVVQGVRHAVEVAGPGLGAVRLDSGDLTFLAHEVRALLDELGATETKIVVSSDLDEQAIAALAVAPVDSYGVGTSVVTGSGAPTCGMVYKLVAREGRDGRLEPVAKASARKESSGGRKTAARRLGEDNRAVEEVVVTGPDLAVTQWIPADGDLRALHVPLVAAGAVDTRWTGSAGVEHAVERHRASRAELPRGARRLSAGDPAVPTTTLRLPD; encoded by the coding sequence ATGGTGCAGGCGGCCCTGCGCGACGGCACGGCGGACCGGCACTGCGTCTTCGAGGTGTTCACCCGGCGCCTGCCACCCGGTCGCCGCTACGGCGTGCTCGCCGGGACCGGGCGCGTCCTCGAGCACCTCCCGTCGTTCCGCTTCGGCGACGAGGAGCTCTCGTGGCTCTCGCGCCAGTCCGTCGTCGACCGCGCGACCCTCGACTACCTCGCCGACTACCGGTTCACCGGGACCATCACGGGCTACGCCGAGGGCGAGTGCTTCTTCCCCGGCTCGCCGGTCATGGCCGTGGAGGGGACGTTCGCCGAGGCGGTGCTCCTCGAGACGCTGATCCTGTCCGTCCTCAACTACGACTCGGCCGTGGCGTCCGCGGCGTCGCGCATGACCAGCGCCGCCGTCGACCGCCCCTGCCTGGAGATGGGCTCGCGGCGCGCCCAGGAGGACGCGGCGGTCGCGGCCGCGCGGGCCGCCGTCGTGGCCGGCTTCACCGCCACGTCCAACCTCGAGGCGGGACGCCGCTACGGACTCGCGACCATCGGCACGGCCGCGCACTCCTTCACGCTCCTGCACGACGACGAGCGGTCCGCGTTCGCGTCCCAGGTCGCGGCGATGGGCCCCGACACGACCCTGCTCGTCGACACCTACGACGTCGTGCAGGGGGTGCGTCACGCGGTCGAGGTCGCGGGGCCCGGCCTCGGCGCCGTCCGGCTCGACTCGGGCGACCTGACCTTCCTCGCGCACGAGGTGCGCGCGCTGCTCGACGAGCTCGGCGCCACCGAGACCAAGATCGTGGTCAGCTCCGACCTCGACGAGCAGGCGATCGCCGCGCTGGCCGTGGCACCGGTCGACTCCTACGGCGTCGGGACCTCCGTCGTCACCGGGTCCGGGGCCCCCACGTGCGGCATGGTCTACAAGCTCGTCGCGCGCGAGGGACGCGACGGCCGGCTCGAGCCGGTCGCCAAGGCGTCGGCCCGCAAGGAGAGCAGCGGCGGGCGCAAGACCGCGGCCCGGCGCCTGGGCGAGGACAACCGCGCCGTCGAGGAGGTCGTGGTGACGGGTCCCGACCTCGCCGTCACGCAGTGGATCCCGGCGGACGGCGACCTGCGCGCGCTCCACGTCCCGCTCGTCGCGGCCGGGGCCGTGGACACGAGGTGGACGGGCAGCGCGGGCGTCGAGCACGCCGTGGAGCGGCACCGCGCCTCGCGCGCCGAGCTGCCGCGCGGGGCGCGGCGGCTGTCCGCCGGCGACCCGGCCGTGCCCACGACCACGCTGCGCCTGCCGGACTGA
- the clpS gene encoding ATP-dependent Clp protease adapter ClpS, which translates to MGGTATLPLEDLRAEESVGTPDQWVTVVWNDPVNLMSYVTYVFRTYFRMPAGRAERLMRQVHEQGRATVSTGTREEMERDTQAMHGYGLWATVQAAGR; encoded by the coding sequence ATGGGAGGGACGGCGACCCTCCCGCTCGAGGACCTCCGCGCCGAGGAGAGCGTCGGCACCCCGGACCAGTGGGTGACCGTGGTGTGGAACGATCCCGTGAACCTCATGAGCTACGTGACCTACGTGTTCCGCACGTACTTCCGGATGCCGGCCGGGCGCGCCGAGCGACTCATGCGGCAGGTGCACGAGCAGGGACGCGCGACGGTCTCGACGGGCACGCGCGAGGAGATGGAGCGGGACACGCAGGCGATGCACGGCTACGGCCTGTGGGCGACCGTCCAGGCGGCCGGGCGGTGA
- a CDS encoding DUF2017 family protein: MTRHRAPWTFHRDEGGWVVAVAPTERAVLLDVVDEVVELLGGAATHEQHAARAALHPLDAVTLEPLPVPAPVDPALRRLLPDASPDAEVAAEFRRLSEADVRATKLANLARLRAALVGARGEAVVVPSEAAHVAAALTDLRLVISERLGVRTDEDAEEVYRVAVAPTRHDPEPRRLLAAVYAVLTQLQESLVGLMLDDLPGDVRPPD; the protein is encoded by the coding sequence GTGACGCGCCACCGCGCGCCCTGGACCTTCCACCGCGACGAGGGCGGGTGGGTCGTCGCCGTCGCGCCCACCGAGCGGGCCGTGCTGCTGGACGTGGTCGACGAGGTCGTCGAGCTGCTCGGGGGCGCCGCGACCCACGAGCAGCACGCCGCGCGCGCGGCGCTGCACCCGCTGGACGCGGTGACCCTCGAGCCGCTGCCCGTGCCGGCGCCGGTCGACCCCGCGTTGCGCCGGCTGCTGCCGGACGCGTCGCCCGACGCCGAGGTCGCCGCGGAGTTCCGGCGCCTGAGCGAGGCCGACGTGCGGGCCACGAAGCTGGCGAACCTGGCCCGTCTGCGCGCGGCGCTCGTCGGTGCCCGCGGGGAGGCGGTCGTGGTGCCGAGCGAGGCCGCGCACGTCGCGGCCGCGCTCACGGACCTGCGGCTGGTGATCTCCGAGCGCCTCGGTGTGCGCACCGACGAGGACGCCGAGGAGGTGTACCGGGTGGCGGTCGCGCCCACGCGCCACGACCCGGAGCCGCGGCGCCTGCTCGCCGCCGTCTACGCGGTGCTGACCCAGCTCCAGGAGTCGCTCGTGGGCCTCATGCTCGACGACCTGCCCGGAGATGTCCGACCGCCCGACTAG
- the murI gene encoding glutamate racemase, with translation MSDAPIGIFDSGVGGLTVARAVLDQLPHESVLYIGDTANGPYGPKPLAAVRAHALEVMDDLVDAGVKMLVIACNSASAAVLRDARERYTQRRGLPVVEVILPAARRAAAATRTGRVGVIGTRATVESRAYDDAFAVAAGLHLTSQACPEFVELVEAGRTSGPEVLDVARRSLAPVVDAGVDTLVLGCTHYPLLTGVISYVMGDEVTLVSSAEETAKDVYRTLVAHGLERDPALGPPEHRFVATGDARSFATLARRFLGPEVAAVETAASLRV, from the coding sequence GTGAGCGACGCCCCCATCGGCATCTTCGACTCCGGCGTCGGCGGGCTGACCGTCGCACGCGCGGTCCTGGACCAGCTCCCGCACGAGTCGGTCCTGTACATCGGCGACACGGCGAACGGCCCGTACGGTCCCAAGCCGCTGGCGGCGGTCCGCGCGCACGCCCTGGAGGTGATGGACGACCTCGTCGACGCGGGCGTGAAGATGCTGGTCATCGCGTGCAACAGCGCGTCGGCGGCGGTGCTGCGCGACGCGCGCGAGCGGTACACGCAGCGCCGCGGGCTCCCGGTGGTCGAGGTCATCCTGCCCGCCGCCCGGCGGGCCGCGGCCGCCACGCGCACGGGCCGGGTCGGTGTCATCGGCACGCGCGCCACCGTCGAGTCGCGCGCCTACGACGACGCCTTCGCGGTCGCCGCAGGGCTGCACCTCACCTCGCAGGCGTGCCCGGAGTTCGTCGAGCTCGTGGAGGCCGGCCGCACGTCGGGGCCCGAGGTGCTGGACGTGGCACGCCGCTCGCTCGCGCCCGTCGTGGACGCGGGCGTGGACACGCTCGTCCTCGGGTGCACGCACTACCCGCTGCTGACCGGCGTCATCTCCTACGTCATGGGCGACGAGGTCACGCTCGTCTCCAGCGCCGAGGAGACGGCCAAGGACGTCTACCGCACGCTCGTCGCCCACGGCCTCGAGCGGGACCCCGCCCTCGGGCCACCCGAGCACCGCTTCGTGGCCACAGGCGACGCCCGCTCGTTCGCCACCCTGGCCCGCCGCTTCCTGGGCCCCGAGGTCGCCGCGGTGGAGACCGCCGCGAGCCTTCGCGTCTGA
- a CDS encoding MBL fold metallo-hydrolase, with product MRLTVVGCSGSFPGPDAAASCYLVQADDVAGRTWSVLLDLGSGALGPLQRHLDPSDLDAVALSHLHPDHMADLCGLYVYRKYHPDRHHPVSGVRPEPSRLAVHGPVGTERRLEQAYGTEPGESLQDQLDVREWVPGTPVDVGPLRLTPVAVRHPVPAFGVRVSGPAEDDPARTVVLAYTGDTDACEGVVALAADADVLLSEAAFVEGRDDAVTGIHLTGRRAGQVATDARARRLLLTHLPSWNEKDVALAEARGTYAGPVEAVHAGLVVRL from the coding sequence ATGAGGCTCACGGTCGTCGGCTGCTCCGGCTCCTTCCCCGGCCCCGACGCGGCGGCGTCGTGCTACCTCGTGCAGGCCGACGACGTCGCGGGGCGCACGTGGTCCGTGCTCCTCGACCTGGGCAGCGGCGCGCTGGGACCGCTCCAGCGCCACCTGGACCCGTCGGACCTCGACGCCGTCGCCCTCTCGCACCTGCACCCCGACCACATGGCCGACCTGTGCGGCCTGTACGTCTACCGCAAGTACCACCCCGACCGGCACCACCCCGTCAGCGGCGTGCGGCCGGAACCCAGCCGGCTCGCCGTCCACGGGCCGGTCGGCACGGAGCGCCGGCTCGAGCAGGCGTACGGCACCGAGCCGGGGGAGAGCCTGCAGGACCAGCTGGACGTGCGCGAGTGGGTCCCCGGCACCCCGGTCGACGTCGGCCCCCTGCGGCTCACGCCGGTCGCCGTCCGCCACCCGGTGCCCGCCTTCGGCGTGCGCGTGAGCGGCCCGGCGGAGGACGACCCCGCGCGCACGGTGGTGCTGGCCTACACGGGGGACACGGACGCCTGCGAGGGCGTCGTCGCCCTCGCCGCCGACGCGGACGTGCTGCTCTCCGAGGCGGCGTTCGTCGAGGGCCGGGACGACGCCGTCACCGGGATCCACCTCACGGGACGCCGGGCCGGGCAGGTCGCGACCGACGCCCGCGCGCGGCGCCTGCTCCTGACGCACCTGCCGTCCTGGAACGAGAAGGACGTCGCGCTCGCCGAGGCCCGCGGCACCTACGCGGGCCCCGTCGAGGCGGTCCACGCGGGCCTGGTCGTGCGGCTGTGA
- the rph gene encoding ribonuclease PH — protein MTSPAPTPRSDGRLPDQLRPVTFTRHWLDAAEGSVLVEFGRTRVLCAASFTEGVPRWKKGSGEGWVTAEYAMLPRATSTRSDRESVKGRVGGRTHEISRLIGRSLRAVIDVKALGENTIVLDCDVLQADGGTRTAAITGAYVALADALAWGRSTGRITGRAEVLTDSVAAVSVGIIDGVPMLDLPYVEDVRAETDMNVVVTGSGHFVEVQGTAEGAPFDRAELDVLLDLAVGGTAELTRLQAAALADGSARS, from the coding sequence ATGACCTCGCCCGCCCCCACCCCCCGCTCCGACGGCCGCCTGCCCGACCAGCTGCGCCCCGTCACCTTCACGCGTCACTGGCTCGACGCCGCCGAGGGCAGCGTCCTCGTCGAGTTCGGGCGCACCCGGGTGCTGTGCGCGGCGTCCTTCACCGAGGGCGTGCCGCGCTGGAAGAAGGGCTCGGGCGAGGGCTGGGTCACCGCCGAGTACGCGATGCTCCCGCGCGCGACGTCGACCCGCAGCGACCGCGAGTCGGTCAAGGGCCGCGTCGGCGGGCGCACGCACGAGATCTCGCGCCTCATCGGCCGGTCCCTGCGCGCCGTCATCGACGTCAAGGCGCTCGGCGAGAACACGATCGTGCTGGACTGCGACGTGCTCCAGGCCGACGGCGGCACGCGCACGGCCGCCATCACCGGCGCCTACGTCGCGCTCGCGGACGCGCTCGCGTGGGGCCGCAGCACCGGCCGCATCACGGGCCGGGCCGAGGTCCTCACGGACTCCGTCGCCGCCGTGAGCGTCGGCATCATCGACGGCGTCCCGATGCTCGACCTGCCGTACGTCGAGGACGTCCGGGCCGAGACCGACATGAACGTCGTCGTCACGGGCAGCGGGCACTTCGTGGAGGTCCAGGGCACCGCGGAGGGCGCGCCCTTCGACCGTGCCGAGCTCGACGTGCTCCTCGACCTCGCGGTCGGTGGCACGGCGGAGCTGACGAGGCTCCAGGCGGCGGCCCTCGCCGACGGGTCCGCGCGGTCGTGA
- the rdgB gene encoding RdgB/HAM1 family non-canonical purine NTP pyrophosphatase yields MSARPAGSARLVLATHNAHKVGELRAILAPVVTGLDPADVVGAADVGAEPPVEDGVTFAQNALLKARALATATGLPAVADDSGLCVDVLGGAPGIFSARWAGAHGDDAANLALLLAQLADVPDEHRGAGFTCAAALVTPDGFEHVEIGVLRGRLARSPRGEGGFGYDPVLVPDEQPARAAGRLLTCAELTPEEKNAISHRGTAFRALAPTIAARL; encoded by the coding sequence GTGAGCGCGCGTCCGGCCGGCTCGGCGCGCCTGGTCCTGGCCACCCACAACGCGCACAAGGTCGGCGAGCTCCGCGCGATCCTCGCGCCGGTCGTGACGGGGCTCGACCCGGCGGACGTCGTGGGCGCGGCCGACGTCGGCGCGGAGCCGCCCGTCGAGGACGGCGTCACCTTCGCGCAGAACGCGCTCCTCAAGGCGCGCGCCCTCGCGACGGCGACCGGCCTGCCCGCTGTCGCGGACGACTCGGGTCTGTGCGTGGACGTCCTCGGTGGTGCGCCCGGGATCTTCTCCGCGCGCTGGGCGGGCGCCCACGGCGACGACGCCGCGAACCTCGCGCTGCTGCTCGCGCAGCTCGCGGACGTGCCGGACGAGCACCGCGGCGCCGGCTTCACGTGCGCGGCCGCGCTCGTGACGCCGGACGGCTTCGAGCACGTCGAGATCGGCGTCCTGCGGGGGCGGCTCGCGCGCTCGCCCCGCGGCGAGGGCGGCTTCGGCTACGACCCGGTGCTCGTGCCCGACGAGCAGCCCGCGCGCGCCGCGGGCCGCCTCCTGACGTGCGCCGAGCTGACGCCCGAGGAGAAGAACGCGATCTCGCACCGCGGCACCGCGTTCCGCGCGCTCGCCCCGACCATCGCCGCGAGGCTGTGA
- a CDS encoding ATP-binding cassette domain-containing protein has protein sequence MHLSARDVAVGYPGRPVLQGVTFRASAGSRIGLVGENGTGKTTLLRVLARELEPTSGVVRSVGSVAGVAQELEVSGGVTVGDLVEEALATVRGAARELADATAELDALPADAEAPARDAATARVSHALALAERLAVWDADRRADEALTRFGAPRDRARLLAELSVGERYRVRLACRIAQRPDILLLDEPTNHLDVGGIEHLTAQLQGWPGVVVIVTHDRQLLDDVMTAILDLDPSVDGRPALYGGSSYAAYRFQRTAALRRWRARYAAERKRAAALAARLDEAYEGLSDEWRPPKGSAKHGRATHARIHVKAADRLVQRLEAAAVEVPVPPLSLAFPDLPSLPPGGDGSRPLLEVRGVHVPGRLDLPGVRVELPACGRLLVTGVNGAGKSTLLGVMAGAVPSVRGVRHVAPGVRVGLLGQEAAGEDAAAGPGDGRDPTRVTGFEAYAAHALRLLAAGALDPERLVPVASLGLLTEEDLDRPLVELSVGQRRRFALASALLAAPHVLLLDEPTNHLSVALVDELTQALTTTSAAVVVATHDRALRRDLAGWPELAL, from the coding sequence GTGCACCTGAGCGCGCGCGACGTCGCCGTCGGCTACCCCGGGCGGCCCGTGCTGCAGGGGGTGACCTTCCGCGCCTCCGCCGGCTCGCGCATCGGCCTGGTGGGGGAGAACGGGACGGGCAAGACGACCCTCCTGCGGGTGCTCGCCCGCGAGCTCGAGCCGACGTCGGGCGTGGTGCGGTCCGTCGGGTCGGTCGCCGGCGTCGCCCAGGAGCTCGAGGTCTCGGGTGGCGTCACGGTGGGCGACCTCGTCGAGGAGGCTCTGGCCACCGTGCGAGGTGCGGCGCGCGAGCTCGCCGACGCGACCGCCGAGCTCGACGCGCTGCCCGCGGACGCCGAGGCCCCCGCTCGCGACGCGGCGACCGCCCGGGTCTCGCACGCGCTCGCGCTCGCGGAGCGGCTCGCGGTCTGGGACGCCGACCGGCGCGCGGACGAGGCCCTGACGCGGTTCGGCGCGCCCCGCGACCGGGCGCGTCTGCTCGCCGAGCTCTCCGTCGGCGAGCGGTACCGCGTGCGGCTCGCGTGCCGCATCGCCCAGCGCCCCGACATCCTGCTGCTCGACGAGCCGACCAACCACCTCGACGTCGGCGGCATCGAGCACCTGACGGCGCAGCTGCAGGGCTGGCCCGGCGTCGTCGTCATCGTCACGCACGACAGGCAGCTGCTCGACGACGTGATGACGGCGATCCTCGACCTCGACCCCTCGGTGGACGGCCGGCCCGCTCTCTACGGCGGCTCGAGCTACGCGGCGTACCGCTTCCAGCGCACCGCCGCCCTGCGCCGCTGGCGCGCCCGCTACGCCGCGGAGCGCAAGCGGGCGGCGGCGCTCGCGGCGCGGCTCGACGAGGCCTACGAAGGGCTCTCGGACGAGTGGCGCCCGCCGAAGGGGTCCGCCAAGCACGGCCGCGCCACCCACGCCCGCATCCACGTCAAGGCGGCCGACCGCCTGGTCCAGCGGCTCGAGGCCGCCGCGGTCGAGGTCCCCGTCCCCCCGCTCTCGCTCGCGTTCCCCGACCTGCCGTCGCTGCCGCCGGGCGGGGACGGCTCGCGACCGCTGCTCGAGGTGCGCGGGGTCCATGTCCCCGGCCGCCTGGACCTGCCCGGTGTGCGGGTCGAGCTCCCCGCGTGCGGTCGGCTGCTCGTGACCGGTGTCAACGGCGCCGGCAAGTCGACGCTCCTCGGGGTCATGGCGGGCGCCGTGCCGTCGGTGCGCGGCGTGCGCCACGTCGCGCCGGGCGTGCGGGTCGGCCTGCTGGGCCAGGAGGCCGCCGGTGAGGACGCGGCCGCCGGGCCGGGCGATGGACGGGACCCGACGCGGGTCACCGGGTTCGAGGCCTACGCGGCGCACGCGCTCCGGCTGCTCGCGGCGGGAGCCCTCGACCCGGAGCGTCTCGTGCCGGTCGCCTCGCTCGGGCTGCTCACCGAGGAGGACCTCGACCGCCCGCTCGTCGAGCTCTCGGTCGGCCAGCGCCGCCGGTTCGCCCTCGCGTCGGCGTTGCTGGCGGCCCCGCACGTGCTGCTCCTGGACGAGCCGACCAACCACCTCTCGGTCGCGCTGGTCGACGAGCTCACCCAGGCGCTGACCACCACGAGCGCCGCCGTCGTCGTCGCGACGCACGACCGGGCGCTGCGCCGCGACCTCGCGGGGTGGCCCGAGCTCGCGCTCTGA
- a CDS encoding NUDIX hydrolase family protein, which produces MTETADYPRDEPRPDGWLSPAELDRARARLPLVYVDAVPVRVDDSGDVVAVGLLLRVNSAGEMTRALVSGRVMFHERVRDALLRHIEKDLGPMALPQIPASPQPFTVAEYFPTPGVTPYHDARQHAVSLAYVVPVSGDCQPQQDALDLAWVTPEEACSDQVQGEMAGGQGYLVRQAMAFVGRLA; this is translated from the coding sequence GTGACGGAGACCGCCGACTACCCACGCGACGAACCCAGGCCGGACGGCTGGCTCAGCCCGGCCGAGCTCGACCGGGCACGCGCCCGCCTCCCCCTCGTCTACGTCGACGCCGTGCCCGTGCGGGTCGACGACAGCGGCGACGTCGTCGCGGTGGGCCTCCTCCTGCGCGTCAACAGCGCCGGGGAGATGACGCGCGCGCTCGTGTCCGGACGCGTCATGTTCCACGAGCGGGTCCGCGACGCCCTCCTGCGCCACATCGAGAAGGACCTCGGCCCCATGGCGCTGCCGCAGATCCCGGCGTCCCCGCAGCCGTTCACGGTCGCCGAGTACTTCCCGACGCCGGGCGTGACGCCGTACCACGACGCGCGCCAGCACGCCGTCTCGCTCGCGTACGTCGTCCCCGTCTCGGGCGACTGCCAGCCCCAGCAGGACGCGCTGGACCTCGCGTGGGTCACGCCGGAGGAGGCGTGCAGCGACCAGGTGCAGGGCGAGATGGCCGGCGGCCAGGGCTACCTCGTGCGCCAGGCCATGGCCTTCGTGGGCCGCCTGGCCTGA